Proteins from a single region of Amycolatopsis sp. CA-230715:
- the zwf gene encoding glucose-6-phosphate dehydrogenase, whose translation MSRQWTNPLRDPRDKRLPRIAGPSGLVIFGVTGDLSRKKLMPAIYDLAHRGLLPAGFSLVGFARRDWEHQDFGELVHDSVAEHARTPFRESVWNRLAEGIRFVQGSFDDDDAFDRLAQTVRDLDAERGTGGNTAFYLSIPPGAFPVVTKQLARSGLANADEDTWRRVVIEKPFGHDLKSAKELNGIVNDVFPEESVFRIDHYLGKETVQNILALRFANQMFEPVWNANYVDHVQITMAEDIGLGGRAGYYDGIGAARDVIQNHLLQLLAFTAMEEPLSFEPRALRAEKVKVLAATKPIGPLDQTTARGQYSGGWQGGTKVPGLLQEGGFAKDSKTETYAAVTLGVHNRRWAGVPFYLRTGKRLGRRVTEIAVVFKRAPHLPFDSTATEELGQNALVIRVQPDEGVTLRFGSKVPGTTMEVRDVTMDFGYGHAFTESSPEAYERLILDVLLGEPSLFPVNEEVELSWNILDPILDHWAKKGEPETYTPGSWGPPSADEMLERDGRKWRRP comes from the coding sequence GTGAGCAGGCAGTGGACGAACCCACTGCGGGACCCGCGTGACAAGCGGCTGCCCAGGATCGCGGGGCCGTCCGGCCTGGTGATCTTCGGGGTCACCGGCGACTTGTCCCGCAAGAAGCTGATGCCCGCGATCTACGATCTCGCGCACCGCGGACTGCTGCCGGCCGGGTTCTCGCTCGTCGGGTTCGCCCGCCGCGACTGGGAGCACCAGGACTTCGGCGAGCTGGTGCACGACTCCGTCGCCGAGCACGCCCGCACCCCGTTCCGCGAGTCGGTGTGGAACCGGCTCGCGGAGGGGATCCGGTTCGTGCAAGGCAGTTTCGACGACGACGACGCCTTCGACCGGCTCGCGCAGACGGTCAGGGACCTCGACGCGGAGCGCGGCACCGGTGGCAACACCGCGTTCTACCTGTCGATCCCGCCCGGCGCGTTCCCGGTGGTCACCAAGCAGCTCGCCAGGTCGGGGCTGGCGAACGCGGACGAGGACACCTGGCGCCGCGTCGTCATCGAGAAGCCGTTCGGCCACGATCTCAAGAGCGCCAAGGAGCTCAACGGGATCGTCAACGACGTCTTCCCCGAGGAGTCGGTGTTCCGCATCGACCACTACCTCGGCAAGGAAACCGTCCAGAACATCCTGGCGCTGCGCTTCGCGAACCAGATGTTCGAGCCGGTGTGGAACGCCAACTACGTCGACCACGTGCAGATCACCATGGCCGAGGACATCGGCCTCGGTGGCCGCGCGGGGTACTACGACGGCATCGGCGCCGCGCGCGACGTCATCCAGAACCACCTGCTGCAGTTGCTCGCCTTCACTGCGATGGAGGAGCCGCTGTCCTTCGAGCCGCGCGCGCTGCGGGCGGAGAAGGTGAAGGTGCTGGCCGCGACGAAGCCGATCGGGCCACTGGACCAGACCACCGCGCGCGGGCAGTACTCGGGCGGCTGGCAGGGCGGTACTAAGGTGCCCGGCCTGTTGCAGGAGGGCGGGTTCGCGAAGGACTCGAAGACCGAGACCTACGCGGCCGTGACGCTGGGCGTGCACAACCGCCGGTGGGCCGGGGTGCCGTTCTACCTGCGCACCGGCAAGCGGCTCGGCCGCAGGGTCACCGAGATCGCGGTCGTGTTCAAGCGCGCGCCGCACCTGCCGTTCGACTCCACGGCCACCGAGGAACTGGGCCAGAACGCATTGGTGATCCGGGTTCAGCCGGACGAGGGCGTGACACTGCGGTTCGGCTCCAAGGTGCCCGGCACCACGATGGAGGTCCGCGACGTCACGATGGACTTCGGCTACGGCCACGCGTTCACCGAGTCTTCGCCGGAGGCCTACGAACGCCTGATCCTGGACGTGCTGCTCGGCGAGCCTTCGCTGTTCCCGGTGAACGAAGAGGTCGAGCTGTCCTGGAACATCCTCGACCCGATCCTCGACCACTGGGCGAAGAAGGGCGAGCCGGAAACGTACACGCCCGGTTCGTGGGGTCCGCCTTCGGCCGACGAAATGCTGGAGCGCGACGGCCGGAAATGGAGGCGCCCGTGA
- a CDS encoding glucose-6-phosphate isomerase, whose product MAGQETGVGVELVDAALEGKAAELVTKLVEDGAASKLAAQDPTLWGSDAESEASIRLSWTTLHKSSRPLIGEIEALRTELQAEGVDRVVLAGMGGSSLAPEVITGTDQVALTVLDTTDAGQVEDALAGDLDRTVIVVSSKSGGTVETDSHRRIFAKAFSDNGIDAASRIVVVTDPGSPLAELAAKEGYRKVFLADPNVGGRYSALTAFGLVPAGLAGADVARLLDQAAGAAGELGADSPENPAVRLAAALGAAHADGAEKVVLADTGSGIAGFADWAEQLIAESTGKQGTGLLPVAVEGQDAPGFADARADATPVAIGPASGNAKIATTGSLGAQMLLWEFATALAGRLLGINPFDQPDVEAAKKAARSLLDNPAALEGGAEPSSVDGAVEIHPSDGVTGTGSLGEIVKAFLDSAPETGYIAVQAYLDRLDDASAALLRSEVAKRTGRQTTFGWGPRFLHSTGQYHKGGHQNGVFLQITGAVETDLAVPDRPYTLGQLQHAQALGDGQVLAEHGRPVLRLHFTDRAAGLAQLVSAIQEAIK is encoded by the coding sequence ATGGCAGGGCAGGAAACGGGTGTCGGCGTGGAGCTCGTCGACGCCGCGCTGGAAGGGAAAGCGGCCGAACTCGTCACGAAGCTGGTCGAAGACGGAGCCGCGTCGAAGCTCGCCGCGCAGGACCCCACCCTGTGGGGTTCCGACGCGGAGTCCGAGGCGTCGATCCGGTTGTCCTGGACCACGTTGCACAAGAGTTCGCGCCCGCTGATCGGCGAGATCGAGGCGCTGCGCACCGAACTGCAGGCCGAGGGCGTCGACCGCGTGGTACTGGCCGGGATGGGCGGCTCGTCGCTCGCCCCCGAGGTGATCACCGGGACCGACCAGGTGGCGCTGACCGTGCTCGACACGACCGACGCCGGTCAGGTCGAAGACGCGCTCGCGGGTGATCTCGACCGGACCGTGATCGTGGTGTCGTCGAAGTCGGGAGGCACCGTCGAGACCGACAGCCACCGCCGGATCTTTGCGAAAGCGTTCTCCGACAACGGAATCGACGCCGCGAGCCGGATCGTCGTGGTCACCGACCCCGGCTCGCCGCTCGCCGAGCTGGCCGCGAAAGAGGGCTACCGCAAGGTGTTCCTCGCCGACCCGAACGTGGGTGGCCGGTACTCGGCGCTCACCGCGTTCGGGCTGGTTCCGGCCGGGCTCGCGGGCGCGGACGTGGCGCGACTGCTCGACCAGGCCGCGGGTGCGGCCGGAGAACTCGGCGCGGACTCCCCCGAAAACCCGGCGGTGCGGCTCGCCGCGGCGCTGGGCGCGGCGCACGCCGACGGTGCGGAGAAGGTCGTCCTCGCCGACACCGGCTCCGGCATCGCCGGTTTCGCCGACTGGGCCGAGCAGTTGATCGCCGAGTCCACCGGCAAGCAGGGCACCGGACTGCTGCCAGTGGCCGTGGAGGGCCAGGACGCACCGGGCTTCGCCGACGCCCGCGCCGACGCCACCCCGGTGGCGATCGGCCCCGCGAGCGGCAACGCCAAGATCGCCACCACCGGTTCGCTCGGCGCGCAGATGCTGTTGTGGGAGTTCGCCACCGCGCTCGCGGGCAGGCTGCTCGGGATCAACCCGTTCGACCAGCCCGACGTCGAAGCGGCCAAGAAGGCCGCACGGTCCCTTTTGGACAACCCTGCCGCGCTCGAAGGCGGCGCCGAACCGTCCTCTGTGGATGGTGCGGTGGAGATCCACCCGTCGGACGGGGTCACCGGCACCGGCTCGCTCGGCGAGATCGTCAAGGCGTTCCTGGACTCCGCACCGGAAACCGGCTACATCGCGGTGCAGGCCTACCTCGACCGACTCGACGACGCTTCGGCGGCGCTGCTGCGCTCCGAGGTCGCGAAGCGGACCGGCCGCCAGACCACCTTCGGCTGGGGCCCGCGGTTCCTGCACTCGACCGGCCAGTACCACAAGGGCGGTCACCAGAACGGCGTCTTCCTCCAGATCACCGGCGCGGTGGAAACCGATCTCGCGGTGCCGGACCGGCCGTACACGCTAGGCCAGCTCCAGCACGCGCAGGCGCTCGGCGACGGCCAGGTCCTCGCCGAGCACGGCAGGCCCGTGCTGCGCCTGCACTTCACCGACCGCGCCGCCGGGCTGGCCCAGCTGGTCTCGGCGATCCAGGAGGCGATCAAGTGA
- the tal gene encoding transaldolase: MSTTDRLGQLSDAGVSIWLDDLSRERLNSGNLAGLIRDKHVVGVTTNPTIFANALADGEAYDEQVRELASRGAGLDAAVRELTTTDVRNAADLFRDVYTATNGVDGRVSIEVDPRLAKDTDKTVAEAQDLWKTVDRPNLLVKIPATEEGLPAITRTLAEGISVNVTLIFSVERYEAVIDAFFAGLEQAKANGHDLKGIHSVASFFVSRVDAEVDKRLEAIGTEEAKALRGKAAIANALLAYDAFEKKFATDRWKALAADGANAQRPLWASTGVKSPEYSDTRYVDQLVVRDTVNTMPEKTMDATADHAEITGDTVSGKGAEAQQVFDQLSAAGIDVADVFLTLENEGVEKFEKSWSDLLESVTGQLDKAKG; this comes from the coding sequence ATGAGCACCACAGACCGGCTCGGCCAGCTTTCCGACGCGGGCGTCTCGATCTGGCTCGACGACCTGTCAAGGGAGCGCCTGAACTCCGGCAACCTCGCCGGGCTCATCCGCGACAAGCACGTCGTCGGCGTCACCACCAACCCGACGATCTTCGCCAACGCGCTCGCCGACGGCGAGGCCTACGACGAGCAGGTCCGCGAGCTCGCTTCCCGTGGCGCCGGGCTCGACGCCGCCGTGCGCGAGCTCACCACGACCGACGTCCGCAACGCCGCCGATCTCTTCCGCGACGTCTACACCGCCACCAACGGCGTGGACGGCCGGGTCTCGATCGAGGTCGACCCGCGGCTGGCGAAGGACACCGACAAGACCGTCGCCGAGGCGCAGGACCTCTGGAAGACCGTGGACCGGCCGAACCTGCTGGTGAAGATCCCGGCGACGGAGGAAGGCCTCCCCGCGATCACCCGCACGCTCGCCGAGGGCATCAGCGTCAACGTCACGCTGATCTTCTCCGTGGAGCGGTACGAAGCGGTCATCGACGCGTTCTTCGCCGGCCTGGAGCAGGCGAAGGCGAACGGCCACGACCTCAAGGGCATCCACTCCGTCGCGTCGTTCTTCGTGTCGCGTGTGGACGCTGAGGTCGACAAGCGGCTCGAGGCCATCGGAACCGAAGAAGCAAAAGCCTTGCGAGGCAAGGCGGCGATCGCCAACGCGCTGCTCGCCTACGATGCCTTCGAGAAGAAGTTCGCGACGGACCGCTGGAAGGCTCTCGCCGCGGACGGCGCCAACGCGCAGCGTCCACTGTGGGCATCCACCGGGGTGAAGAGCCCGGAGTACTCCGACACCCGCTACGTCGACCAGCTCGTGGTCCGCGACACGGTGAACACCATGCCGGAGAAGACGATGGACGCCACCGCGGACCACGCCGAGATCACCGGTGACACGGTGTCGGGCAAGGGTGCCGAGGCGCAGCAGGTGTTCGACCAGCTTTCGGCGGCGGGCATCGACGTCGCGGATGTCTTCCTCACGCTGGAGAACGAGGGCGTGGAGAAGTTCGAGAAGTCGTGGAGCGATCTCCTCGAATCCGTCACCGGCCAGCTCGACAAGGCGAAGGGCTGA
- the tkt gene encoding transketolase produces MSETASTSENNPLLRRNVPSDWTETDTRAVDTVRVLAADAVENCGSGHPGTAMSLAPLAYTLFQRELRHDPADPDWPARDRFVLSAGHSSLTLYIQLFLAGYGLEVEDLKQLRKWGSKTPGHPEYRHTPGVETTTGPLGQGLANAVGMAMAARRERGLLDPDAAPGESIFDHNIFVIASDGDIEEGVTSEASSIAGRQELGNLIVFYDDNKISIEDDTNIALSEDTAKRYEAYGWHVQVVEGGEDVVAIEEAIAAAKAETQRPSFILLRTVIGYPAPTKMDTGKAHGAALGAEEVAGVKKILGFDPERTFQVDDEVIAHTRKAAERGKAERAKWQEQFDAWAAANPERKALADRLSTRTLPDGWADNLPSWDVDPKGVATRKASGAVLSAVADALPELWGGSADLAESNNTTMKGADSFGPEKASTDMWKANPYGRTLHFGVREHAMGSILNGIALHGGTRPYGATFLIFSDYMRPPVRLAALMKAPVIYVWTHDSIGLGEDGPTHQPIEQLSALRAIPGLNVVRPADANETAAAWKAVLEDNEHPSGLALTRQNLPVLEGTSAEGVAKGGYVLAEASGATPDVVLIATGSEVQLAVEARTKLEADGVATRVVSMPCVEWFDAQSQAYREQVIPSSVKARVSVEAGIAQPWHKFVGDHGETVSIEHFGASADYQTLFREFGFTADAVVDAARRSLTKTKNS; encoded by the coding sequence GTGTCAGAAACCGCCTCTACCAGCGAGAACAACCCATTGCTCCGACGCAACGTGCCTTCGGACTGGACCGAGACCGACACGCGCGCGGTCGACACGGTGCGGGTGCTCGCCGCCGACGCCGTGGAGAACTGCGGCAGCGGCCACCCCGGCACCGCGATGAGCCTGGCCCCGCTGGCCTACACGCTCTTCCAGCGCGAGTTGCGGCACGACCCCGCCGACCCGGACTGGCCAGCGCGCGACCGGTTCGTGCTCTCCGCCGGGCACAGCAGCCTGACCCTCTACATCCAGCTCTTCCTGGCGGGCTACGGCCTCGAGGTCGAGGACCTCAAGCAGCTGCGCAAGTGGGGCTCCAAGACCCCCGGCCACCCGGAGTACCGGCACACCCCCGGCGTCGAGACGACCACCGGGCCGCTCGGCCAGGGCCTGGCGAACGCGGTCGGCATGGCGATGGCGGCCCGCCGCGAGCGCGGCCTGCTCGACCCCGACGCGGCCCCCGGCGAGAGCATCTTCGACCACAACATCTTCGTGATCGCCTCCGACGGTGACATCGAAGAGGGCGTCACCTCCGAGGCGTCGTCGATCGCCGGCCGCCAGGAACTCGGGAACCTGATCGTCTTCTACGACGACAACAAGATCTCGATCGAAGACGACACGAACATCGCGCTGTCCGAGGACACCGCGAAGCGCTACGAGGCCTACGGCTGGCACGTCCAGGTCGTCGAAGGCGGCGAGGACGTCGTCGCGATCGAAGAGGCGATCGCGGCCGCGAAGGCCGAGACGCAGCGCCCGTCGTTCATCCTGCTGCGCACCGTCATCGGCTACCCCGCACCGACCAAAATGGACACCGGCAAGGCGCACGGCGCCGCGCTGGGCGCCGAAGAAGTCGCCGGGGTGAAGAAGATCCTCGGCTTCGACCCCGAGCGCACCTTCCAGGTCGACGACGAGGTCATCGCGCACACCCGCAAGGCGGCCGAGCGCGGCAAGGCCGAGCGCGCGAAGTGGCAGGAGCAGTTCGACGCGTGGGCCGCGGCGAACCCGGAGCGCAAGGCACTCGCCGATCGCCTGTCCACCAGGACGCTGCCGGACGGCTGGGCCGACAACTTGCCGAGCTGGGACGTCGACCCGAAGGGCGTCGCGACCCGCAAGGCCTCCGGCGCGGTGCTCTCCGCCGTCGCCGACGCGCTTCCCGAGCTGTGGGGCGGTTCGGCCGACCTCGCGGAGAGCAACAACACCACCATGAAGGGCGCCGACTCGTTCGGCCCCGAGAAGGCTTCCACGGACATGTGGAAGGCGAACCCGTACGGCCGCACCCTCCACTTCGGAGTGCGCGAGCACGCGATGGGCTCGATCCTCAACGGGATCGCGCTGCACGGCGGCACCCGTCCCTACGGCGCCACGTTCCTCATCTTCAGCGACTACATGCGGCCCCCGGTCCGCCTCGCCGCGCTGATGAAGGCGCCGGTGATCTACGTGTGGACGCACGACTCGATCGGGCTCGGCGAGGACGGCCCGACGCACCAGCCGATCGAGCAGCTCTCCGCGCTGCGCGCGATCCCCGGCCTCAACGTGGTCCGCCCCGCCGACGCCAACGAGACCGCGGCGGCGTGGAAGGCCGTGCTGGAGGACAACGAGCACCCGTCGGGTCTCGCGCTCACGCGCCAGAACCTGCCGGTGCTGGAAGGCACCAGCGCCGAGGGCGTCGCCAAGGGCGGGTACGTCCTCGCCGAAGCGTCCGGCGCCACCCCGGACGTGGTGCTGATCGCGACCGGCTCCGAGGTCCAGCTCGCCGTCGAGGCGCGCACGAAGCTCGAAGCCGACGGCGTCGCGACGCGGGTCGTCTCGATGCCGTGCGTCGAGTGGTTCGACGCGCAGAGCCAGGCCTACCGCGAGCAGGTGATCCCGTCCTCGGTGAAGGCCAGGGTCTCCGTGGAGGCCGGTATCGCGCAGCCGTGGCACAAGTTCGTCGGCGACCACGGCGAAACCGTTTCCATCGAGCACTTCGGCGCCTCCGCCGACTACCAGACCCTGTTCCGCGAGTTCGGTTTCACCGCGGACGCGGTCGTCGACGCGGCGCGCCGTTCGCTCACCAAGACCAAGAACTCCTGA
- a CDS encoding heme o synthase — protein MSLVNAAHGRSDDTSAVHPPTEQPRGGRRTVRQVVGAYAALAKPRVIELLLVTTIPAMFLAARDIPSPWLVLVTLVGGTMAAGSANALNCVIDADIDKVMNRTKRRPLVRDSVPKTGALIFGLVLGVGSFAMLYFTVNLLAGILAIATILFYIFVYTLVLKRRTAQNVVWGGAAGCMPVVIGWAAVTGTVQWPAFVMFGVIFFWTPPHTWALAMKYRDDYERAGVPMLPVVATAQHVAKQIVIYSWVMVAWTLLLAPATSWLYAAFAALAGAWFLFYAHSLYNSVRRGEKTNPMALFHRSNTYLMIVFVALAVDSAIGLPTLGLPF, from the coding sequence GTGTCGTTGGTGAACGCTGCGCACGGCCGCAGTGATGACACCAGCGCCGTGCACCCGCCGACCGAACAGCCGCGCGGTGGCAGGCGAACCGTACGCCAGGTCGTCGGCGCGTACGCCGCGCTCGCGAAGCCGAGGGTGATCGAGCTGCTGCTCGTCACCACGATTCCGGCGATGTTCCTTGCCGCGCGCGACATTCCGTCGCCGTGGCTGGTGCTGGTCACGCTCGTCGGCGGCACGATGGCCGCGGGCAGCGCGAACGCGCTCAACTGCGTGATCGACGCCGACATCGACAAGGTGATGAACCGCACCAAGCGCCGCCCGCTGGTGCGGGACTCGGTGCCGAAGACCGGCGCGCTGATCTTCGGGCTCGTGCTCGGCGTCGGCTCGTTCGCGATGCTGTACTTCACGGTGAACCTGCTCGCCGGGATCCTCGCGATCGCGACGATCCTGTTCTACATCTTCGTTTACACGCTCGTGCTGAAGCGGCGCACCGCGCAGAACGTGGTTTGGGGCGGCGCCGCGGGCTGCATGCCGGTGGTGATCGGCTGGGCCGCGGTCACCGGCACGGTGCAGTGGCCCGCGTTCGTGATGTTCGGTGTGATCTTCTTCTGGACGCCGCCGCACACCTGGGCGCTCGCGATGAAGTACCGCGACGACTACGAGCGCGCGGGCGTGCCGATGCTGCCGGTGGTGGCCACCGCGCAGCACGTGGCGAAGCAGATCGTCATCTACTCGTGGGTGATGGTGGCCTGGACGCTGCTGCTGGCCCCGGCGACGAGCTGGCTCTACGCCGCGTTCGCCGCACTGGCGGGCGCCTGGTTCCTGTTCTACGCGCACAGCCTGTACAACTCGGTGCGGCGCGGGGAAAAGACGAACCCGATGGCCCTGTTCCACCGGTCGAACACGTACCTGATGATCGTGTTCGTGGCACTGGCCGTGGACTCCGCGATCGGTTTGCCGACGCTCGGCCTCCCGTTCTGA
- a CDS encoding helix-turn-helix domain-containing protein, whose protein sequence is MARRAGPSVKSRRLAILLRRLRAASGLSAAEVSRQTDMSASKVNRMENAEIGFYLDDLEKILDFYRVSARRRVEIMDIARHAEQRGWLRMTAPNMPADWQTWVDFEDEASGVLKYAPLVIPGLLQTPEYAKAIIESTGTGLSPDEVDARVASRMARQGVLSRSKPLGLKVILNESILDQPFGSAGAQARQLRRLVDGAAQEHVTIQVIPTEAGLHPGHSGAFTILEYDDEASLVLLENKVSSLFLDEEEHIEVYTQAWATLVELSHGPDESVELIAAAAARLS, encoded by the coding sequence GTGGCCCGTCGTGCCGGTCCTTCGGTGAAGTCCCGCAGGTTGGCGATCCTGCTGCGCCGGTTGCGGGCGGCCAGCGGGCTGAGCGCGGCCGAGGTGAGCAGGCAGACCGACATGTCGGCGAGCAAGGTCAACCGCATGGAGAACGCCGAAATCGGCTTCTACCTGGACGATCTGGAGAAGATCCTCGACTTTTACCGCGTCTCCGCGCGGCGGCGCGTCGAGATCATGGACATCGCCCGGCATGCCGAGCAACGCGGCTGGCTGCGCATGACCGCGCCCAACATGCCCGCAGACTGGCAGACCTGGGTCGACTTCGAGGACGAAGCGAGTGGTGTGCTCAAGTACGCGCCGTTGGTGATTCCTGGCCTGCTTCAGACACCTGAGTACGCCAAGGCGATCATCGAATCGACGGGAACTGGACTTTCGCCGGATGAAGTAGATGCCCGAGTGGCCAGTCGAATGGCCCGCCAGGGCGTGCTCTCGCGGTCAAAACCGTTGGGGCTCAAGGTGATCCTGAACGAAAGCATCCTTGACCAACCATTCGGTTCCGCCGGGGCACAGGCTCGGCAGCTGCGCAGGCTCGTGGACGGAGCTGCTCAGGAGCACGTCACCATCCAGGTGATCCCGACGGAGGCCGGTCTGCATCCCGGTCATTCCGGGGCGTTCACGATCCTGGAGTACGACGATGAAGCCAGTCTCGTGCTGCTGGAGAACAAGGTTTCGAGCCTTTTCCTGGATGAGGAAGAACACATCGAGGTCTACACGCAGGCATGGGCGACTCTGGTCGAACTGTCGCACGGACCCGATGAATCCGTGGAGTTGATCGCGGCGGCTGCCGCACGCCTCTCGTGA
- a CDS encoding DUF397 domain-containing protein — MIPRDLPSPHWFKSSYSDDTANCVEVTFATGAVGVRDSKAPTLPALVLPALAWEGFVRGLSS; from the coding sequence ATGATTCCGCGCGATCTCCCCAGTCCCCACTGGTTCAAAAGCAGCTACAGCGACGACACCGCCAACTGCGTCGAGGTGACTTTTGCTACCGGCGCTGTGGGCGTACGGGATTCCAAGGCACCCACCTTGCCCGCACTCGTGCTTCCCGCGCTCGCATGGGAAGGGTTTGTGCGTGGGCTGTCCTCCTGA
- a CDS encoding ATP-binding domain-containing protein encodes MSSTQQHSDREPGTDEITREQRYVNGLYAKLDEERELAQTRLDAVLGQSGGTPQARTERDVATSTHSERLAQLGSVEQGLCFGRLDFHDSETTYVGRLGLFDEDHDYEPLLLDWRAPAARPFYLATAASPEGVRRRRHIRTLSRKVVGVDDEILDLHAADQGHDLGLAGEAALLAALEQKRTGEMSDIVATIQAEQDEIIRDELGGVLVVQGGPGTGKTAVALHRAAYLLYTYRQQLASRGVLVVGPNSTFLRYIGQVLPSLGETGVLLATTGQLFPGATARGTDSRETAEVKGRLAMVDVLTAAVRDSQRVPDEVIEIDVEGEKLRLTWEIAERAREKARATLRPHNVARRVFADSVVDALTEQVTEHLEVDLFEDVPEIPFAEGESTDATVLDTRDVDEIRAELANSPEVREAIESLWPTVTPQRFLREFYASAERIASAAGEWLTEAERGSLVRTVRSPWTPADMPLLDELAELLGEDDADQKAKQAKREREERAYAEGVLHIMEQDDELADEEILRVGDILDAELFAERQERRSALTAAQRAARDRTWTFGHVIVDEAQELSPMDWRLLMRRCPSRSMTLVGDVAQTGAPAGASSWDEMLSPYVGDRWRLRELTVNYRTPSEVMALAAVALREVDPELSAPTSVRDTGIRPWRAEAADAALPSFAEAELAAADGGTVAVLAPQGRLGEVRDAFAGLLEAQGERLSVLAVEEAKGLEYDAVVVVAPEEITSGSTRGWNDLYVALTRATKRLGIVHEGPLSPALSAASEPVQAPG; translated from the coding sequence GTGTCCTCGACCCAGCAGCACTCAGACCGGGAACCAGGGACCGACGAAATCACCCGCGAACAGCGGTACGTCAACGGGTTGTACGCCAAGCTCGACGAAGAACGGGAGCTCGCCCAGACACGGCTCGACGCGGTCCTCGGGCAGTCCGGCGGAACCCCGCAGGCGCGGACGGAACGCGACGTCGCCACCAGCACCCATTCGGAGCGGCTCGCGCAGCTCGGCTCCGTCGAACAGGGCCTGTGCTTCGGCAGGCTCGACTTCCACGACAGCGAAACGACCTACGTCGGCAGGCTCGGCCTGTTCGACGAGGACCACGACTACGAACCGCTCCTGCTCGACTGGCGCGCACCGGCCGCGCGGCCGTTCTACCTGGCCACCGCGGCTTCGCCGGAAGGGGTGCGGCGGCGACGGCACATCCGCACGCTGAGCAGGAAGGTCGTCGGCGTCGACGACGAGATCCTCGACCTGCACGCGGCGGACCAGGGCCACGACCTCGGCCTCGCGGGCGAGGCGGCGCTGCTCGCCGCGCTCGAGCAAAAGCGCACGGGTGAGATGAGCGACATCGTCGCCACGATCCAGGCCGAACAGGACGAGATCATCCGCGACGAACTTGGCGGGGTGCTGGTCGTGCAAGGCGGTCCCGGTACCGGGAAGACGGCCGTGGCGCTGCACCGCGCGGCGTACCTGCTCTACACCTACCGGCAGCAGCTCGCGAGCCGCGGCGTGCTCGTGGTGGGGCCCAACAGCACCTTCCTGCGCTATATCGGGCAGGTGCTGCCGTCGCTCGGTGAGACCGGTGTGCTGCTGGCCACCACGGGCCAGCTCTTCCCCGGCGCGACCGCGCGCGGCACCGATTCCCGCGAAACGGCCGAGGTGAAGGGCCGCCTCGCGATGGTGGACGTGCTCACCGCCGCGGTGCGGGACAGCCAGCGCGTTCCGGACGAGGTCATCGAGATCGACGTGGAAGGGGAAAAGCTGCGGCTCACCTGGGAAATCGCCGAGCGAGCCCGCGAGAAGGCGCGCGCGACCCTGCGTCCGCACAACGTCGCGCGCCGGGTCTTCGCCGACTCGGTGGTCGACGCGTTGACCGAGCAGGTCACCGAGCACCTCGAGGTCGACCTGTTCGAAGACGTGCCCGAAATCCCGTTCGCGGAAGGGGAATCCACGGACGCGACGGTGCTCGACACCCGGGATGTGGACGAGATCCGCGCCGAGCTGGCGAATTCGCCCGAGGTGCGCGAGGCGATCGAATCGCTGTGGCCGACCGTTACGCCGCAACGGTTCCTGCGTGAGTTCTACGCCTCGGCCGAGCGCATCGCGTCGGCTGCGGGGGAGTGGCTCACCGAGGCCGAACGCGGCTCGCTCGTCCGAACGGTGCGGTCGCCGTGGACCCCGGCGGACATGCCGCTGCTCGACGAACTGGCCGAGCTGCTCGGCGAGGACGACGCCGACCAGAAAGCCAAGCAGGCCAAGCGGGAACGAGAAGAGCGCGCCTACGCCGAGGGCGTGCTGCACATCATGGAACAGGACGACGAACTCGCCGACGAGGAGATCCTGCGCGTCGGCGACATCCTGGACGCGGAGCTGTTCGCCGAGCGCCAGGAACGCCGCAGCGCGCTCACCGCGGCGCAGCGCGCTGCACGGGACCGGACCTGGACGTTCGGGCACGTGATCGTCGACGAGGCGCAGGAGCTGTCCCCCATGGACTGGCGGCTGCTGATGCGGCGGTGCCCGTCGCGGTCGATGACGCTCGTCGGCGACGTCGCGCAGACCGGCGCGCCCGCGGGGGCGTCCTCGTGGGACGAGATGCTGAGCCCGTATGTCGGGGACCGCTGGCGGTTGCGCGAGCTGACCGTCAACTACCGGACGCCGTCGGAGGTGATGGCGCTCGCCGCGGTGGCGCTGCGCGAGGTCGATCCCGAGCTGAGCGCGCCGACTTCGGTGCGTGACACCGGAATCCGGCCGTGGCGGGCCGAGGCGGCCGATGCCGCGCTGCCGTCGTTCGCGGAAGCCGAACTGGCCGCCGCGGACGGCGGAACGGTGGCGGTGCTGGCGCCGCAGGGCAGGCTCGGGGAGGTGCGGGACGCGTTCGCGGGGCTGCTCGAAGCGCAGGGCGAGCGGCTGTCCGTGCTGGCCGTCGAAGAGGCGAAGGGGCTCGAATACGACGCGGTGGTCGTGGTCGCGCCGGAGGAGATCACGAGCGGGTCGACGCGGGGGTGGAACGATCTCTACGTCGCGCTGACCCGTGCCACCAAGCGGCTCGGGATCGTGCACGAGGGCCCGCTTTCGCCAGCACTTTCGGCCGCGAGCGAGCCGGTTCAAGCGCCCGGATAA